In Fusobacterium varium, the following are encoded in one genomic region:
- a CDS encoding PTS glucose transporter subunit IIA, with protein MGLFDFFKKKKEEEWFEIYSPLNGKVIDLSEVPDPAFAQKMVGDGCAIDPAEGAVYAPVAGEITIFETNHATSFETPNGLEMIVHFGIDTVSLKGEGFNRVAEDGSNVSVGDKLVEYDLELIKSKAPSVKTPVIINNMDAVEEIDVVAKGKDVKVGDLIMRVKLKK; from the coding sequence ATGGGATTATTTGATTTTTTTAAGAAAAAGAAAGAGGAAGAATGGTTTGAAATCTATTCACCATTAAATGGTAAAGTTATTGATCTAAGTGAAGTTCCTGATCCAGCTTTTGCTCAAAAAATGGTTGGAGATGGATGTGCTATTGACCCTGCTGAAGGTGCTGTATATGCTCCAGTAGCTGGGGAGATCACAATATTTGAAACTAACCATGCTACAAGCTTTGAAACTCCAAATGGGTTAGAAATGATTGTTCACTTTGGAATTGATACTGTATCTTTAAAAGGAGAGGGATTCAATAGAGTAGCTGAAGATGGAAGCAATGTTAGTGTTGGAGATAAACTTGTAGAGTATGATCTTGAACTTATAAAAAGTAAAGCTCCATCTGTAAAAACTCCTGTTATTATAAATAATATGGATGCTGTTGAAGAGATAGATGTAGTTGCAAAAGGTAAAGATGTAAAAGTTGGAGACCTTATTATGAGAGTTAAATTAAAAAAATAA
- a CDS encoding SEC-C domain-containing protein has product MKLNEIKTAEELMRARYHAYETCDMEFIKESHDPDNTEGIDWAECEKWARESQWLGLEIISTTKGGEDDKDGIVEFKATYIENGKTIVHHERSYFVKKNGVWFYQKWLPITSTRINENKVGRNDPCPCGSGKKYKKCCGK; this is encoded by the coding sequence ATGAAATTAAATGAGATAAAAACAGCTGAAGAACTTATGAGAGCAAGATATCATGCTTATGAAACATGTGATATGGAGTTTATAAAAGAGAGCCATGATCCTGATAATACTGAAGGTATTGATTGGGCAGAGTGTGAAAAATGGGCTAGAGAATCTCAATGGTTAGGTCTTGAAATAATTTCTACTACTAAAGGTGGAGAAGATGATAAAGATGGAATTGTAGAATTTAAAGCTACTTATATTGAAAATGGAAAAACAATAGTCCACCATGAAAGAAGTTATTTTGTTAAGAAAAATGGAGTTTGGTTTTATCAAAAATGGTTGCCTATAACTTCTACAAGAATAAATGAAAACAAAGTTGGAAGAAATGATCCTTGTCCTTGTGGAAGTGGTAAAAAATATAAAAAATGTTGTGGTAAATAA
- a CDS encoding Cof-type HAD-IIB family hydrolase — protein MKFKAIVCDLDGTLLNPEHTISKNTIDTIKKITAQGVKFFIATGRHHTDALKFKDMLGLKSYLISSNGARIHDEKNNIIFKDDISKELSEEIFNTEIDPEIHKDVYLEDNWYLEIPLEEAHDYHKESGFTYTVTNFSKLHGKEIIKFFYIHNDEKKISKLEKELIEKFGDRTNVTLSLPICLEVMNKDVSKGHAITNVLMPQLGLKKEEIIAFGDGLNDYEMLKSVGEGVLMGNCNPRLKELLPNNKIAKPNSEDGVAEYLKKIFL, from the coding sequence ATGAAGTTTAAAGCTATTGTTTGTGATTTAGATGGAACTCTTTTAAATCCAGAACATACAATATCTAAAAATACAATTGATACTATTAAAAAAATCACAGCTCAAGGAGTTAAGTTTTTTATAGCCACAGGGAGACACCATACTGATGCTCTAAAGTTTAAAGATATGTTAGGGTTAAAATCTTACTTAATAAGCTCTAATGGAGCTAGAATTCATGATGAAAAGAACAATATAATTTTTAAAGATGATATTTCTAAAGAGCTAAGTGAAGAGATTTTTAATACTGAAATTGATCCTGAAATTCATAAAGATGTATATTTAGAAGATAATTGGTATTTAGAGATTCCTTTAGAAGAAGCCCATGATTATCACAAAGAATCTGGCTTTACATATACAGTTACAAATTTTTCTAAACTACATGGAAAAGAGATAATAAAATTTTTCTATATTCATAATGATGAAAAAAAGATAAGTAAATTAGAAAAAGAATTAATAGAAAAATTTGGAGATAGAACTAATGTAACACTTTCACTACCTATTTGTTTAGAGGTTATGAATAAAGATGTCTCAAAAGGACATGCTATTACAAATGTACTAATGCCTCAATTAGGGCTAAAAAAAGAGGAGATTATCGCCTTTGGTGATGGTTTAAATGACTATGAGATGTTAAAAAGTGTAGGTGAAGGAGTTTTAATGGGAAATTGCAATCCTAGATTAAAAGAGCTTTTACCAAATAATAAAATAGCAAAACCAAATAGTGAAGATGGAGTGGCAGAGTATTTAAAAAAGATTTTTTTATAA
- a CDS encoding AzlC family ABC transporter permease, translating into MKKRNLARAFKGAFKETIPILFGYISVGMAFGLLCEKAGYNFIWAFFISLFLFSGSMQFVLLNLLTGGAGIIETIVTTLIVNARYSLYGISFIDFFKKMRKVRPYMIHILTDEVYAVMCSAKTPLGVNRKQFFLAIGILCHSYWVIGCVLGALLGSLIKFNSQGMEFAMTALFIVIFVDQFLTFSTKIPNILGIVIGAVSLLIFGPKNMLIPSIFMIIIVLILLKTKLEKDMEQNKNKGVK; encoded by the coding sequence ATGAAAAAAAGAAATCTAGCAAGAGCATTCAAAGGGGCATTTAAAGAAACTATACCTATTCTCTTTGGGTATATTTCCGTAGGTATGGCTTTTGGTTTGTTGTGTGAAAAAGCAGGTTATAATTTTATTTGGGCTTTCTTTATAAGCTTGTTTTTATTTTCAGGCTCTATGCAATTTGTTCTTCTTAACCTTTTAACAGGTGGGGCTGGAATAATTGAAACTATAGTAACTACTTTAATAGTTAACGCAAGATACTCTTTATATGGTATATCTTTTATAGATTTCTTTAAAAAAATGAGAAAAGTAAGACCATATATGATTCATATTCTTACTGATGAGGTTTATGCTGTTATGTGTTCAGCAAAAACCCCATTAGGAGTAAACAGAAAGCAATTTTTCCTTGCAATTGGAATTTTATGTCATAGTTATTGGGTAATAGGTTGTGTTTTAGGTGCTTTGTTAGGTTCTTTAATAAAGTTCAATAGTCAAGGAATGGAATTTGCTATGACTGCTCTCTTTATTGTTATTTTTGTTGATCAATTCCTTACTTTCTCAACTAAAATACCTAATATCTTAGGAATAGTAATAGGAGCTGTATCTCTTTTAATTTTCGGACCTAAAAATATGCTTATTCCTTCTATTTTTATGATAATAATAGTTTTAATTCTTTTAAAAACTAAATTGGAAAAAGATATGGAACAAAATAAAAATAAGGGGGTAAAATAG
- a CDS encoding AzlD domain-containing protein, with translation MKINFWYSLSIILAVGVTSYFLRAFPFIVLSKRNKTIENFMMYLGKVLPPAVIGILIIFCLKDIKFTVAPYGTPEFLAVIMVVVLHVWKRQTLMSILGGTVFYMILLQKVFI, from the coding sequence ATGAAGATTAATTTTTGGTATTCTTTAAGTATAATATTAGCAGTTGGAGTGACTTCATATTTTTTAAGAGCCTTTCCTTTTATTGTTTTAAGTAAGAGAAATAAAACTATTGAAAATTTTATGATGTATTTAGGTAAAGTTCTTCCACCTGCTGTTATAGGAATTTTAATCATATTTTGTTTAAAAGATATTAAATTTACAGTTGCTCCCTATGGAACTCCTGAATTTTTAGCTGTTATTATGGTTGTTGTTCTCCATGTTTGGAAAAGACAAACTCTTATGAGTATTCTTGGGGGAACAGTTTTTTACATGATACTACTTCAAAAAGTTTTTATTTGA
- a CDS encoding NCS2 family permease produces MQNKEKSFLDRYFCLSERKSNIKVEFGGGLATFMTMSYILIVHPLIMKNAGMPMKEVFTVTALMSAIFTLFMGLYAKLPFALAPAMGSNAFLAMTLVGSGAVTWQQGLAMNFVSGIIFVLMSVFGIREVIVKFLPKSLKLGIGATVGIFLIELGFKNGSLMKVANGSIAIGDIKNPAAITAIFGIFITAILIARKVKCDMLLGIIAATIIGIPLGITKIPESFIALPTGIGEIAFKLDFSNILSIKVLPILFVFFVGDFFSTLGTLLGVSEKAGLLDENGDLPNIQKPFLVDALGTVVGALCGTTTITTFVESAAGVGAGGRTGLTAVFTSIFFFISLFLSPLALMVPAAATAPALIIMGILMLSGLKNIEYDNFTESFPVFFMVVATAFTNSISNGVGAGIISYVIVKVGAGKYKEVGIGLYILAAIMVFYFIN; encoded by the coding sequence ATGCAGAACAAAGAGAAAAGCTTTCTAGATAGATATTTTTGTCTATCAGAGAGAAAAAGCAACATCAAAGTTGAATTTGGTGGAGGATTGGCTACATTTATGACAATGTCATATATATTGATAGTTCATCCTCTAATTATGAAAAATGCAGGAATGCCAATGAAAGAGGTATTTACTGTAACAGCTCTAATGTCAGCTATATTTACATTATTTATGGGGCTTTATGCTAAACTTCCTTTTGCTTTAGCACCAGCTATGGGAAGTAATGCCTTTTTAGCTATGACATTAGTAGGAAGTGGAGCTGTTACTTGGCAACAAGGTTTAGCTATGAACTTTGTGTCAGGTATAATATTTGTTTTAATGTCTGTATTTGGAATTAGAGAGGTAATTGTAAAGTTTTTACCAAAAAGTTTAAAGTTAGGAATAGGAGCAACAGTAGGAATATTTCTTATTGAACTTGGATTTAAAAATGGTAGCCTTATGAAAGTGGCAAATGGTTCTATTGCAATAGGAGATATTAAAAATCCTGCTGCTATTACAGCTATTTTTGGAATATTTATAACAGCTATACTTATAGCTAGAAAAGTTAAGTGTGATATGTTATTGGGGATAATTGCAGCTACAATTATTGGAATCCCTCTTGGAATAACTAAGATACCTGAAAGCTTTATTGCTCTTCCAACAGGAATAGGGGAGATAGCATTTAAACTAGATTTTTCTAATATTTTAAGTATAAAAGTTTTACCTATACTATTTGTTTTCTTTGTTGGAGATTTCTTCTCAACATTGGGAACGTTATTAGGAGTATCTGAAAAAGCTGGACTTCTTGATGAAAATGGAGATTTACCAAATATTCAAAAACCTTTCCTTGTAGATGCTCTAGGAACAGTAGTTGGAGCTTTATGTGGAACTACTACAATAACTACATTTGTAGAATCTGCTGCTGGGGTAGGAGCAGGGGGAAGAACAGGACTTACTGCTGTATTTACAAGTATCTTCTTTTTTATAAGTCTGTTTTTAAGTCCATTAGCTTTAATGGTTCCAGCAGCTGCAACAGCACCTGCACTTATTATAATGGGAATATTGATGTTAAGTGGATTAAAAAATATAGAGTATGATAATTTTACTGAGTCATTCCCAGTATTTTTCATGGTAGTTGCAACAGCTTTTACTAATAGTATCTCTAATGGAGTTGGAGCTGGAATTATTTCATATGTTATAGTTAAAGTTGGGGCTGGAAAATATAAAGAGGTTGGTATAGGACTTTATATTCTTGCTGCTATTATGGTATTCTATTTTATTAATTAA
- the ade gene encoding adenine deaminase: MDKIERRKLIEVALGKREATLKIENANLINVFSGEIYLANIYIYNEYIADVVECERDTMKPAEKIIDIKGKYLAPGFIDSHLHIESSHLTPYHFAEAVIPKGTTTIIADPHEIGNALGEKGVDYMLEASENLPMNQYFLIPSCVPSVVGLETTGAEFDADIIDKMLDKDRVLGLGEVMDFVGVINSDKRMEDIIDVAYQKDKFLQGHAPEVVGSDLSAYLCGGPVSCHEVRDGVHAKEKIRKGMIVDARESSLSKNITSIVENIKGFKSPRNFTLCTDDREPKDILEKGHINDCVRIAVKAGLDPIEAIRAVTLNAAQAYHLEKIGGIAPGYFADMVIFDNLQDYNVEKVFYKGKLVAENDEMVVSIPKPTLELENYNSVTIKDFTEEDFKIKAPIDNGTMEIVGMEYLSRSRSVTRKKLFTVPVKNGYIELEGTELNFVAILNRYPDNDNIALAVVENFYLAKGAVGTTYSHDSHNMTIIFNNAKDAVAVSKRIAEIGGGVVVVEDSKVVDEVLFPIAGMLSKKSAQELSKDIFRMNNLLKQYGIETASPITRPSTLALIVIPEVKMSDIGLIDVINQKIIKQF, encoded by the coding sequence ATGGATAAGATAGAGAGAAGAAAACTTATAGAAGTTGCTTTAGGAAAGAGAGAAGCTACACTGAAAATTGAAAATGCTAATTTAATAAATGTTTTTTCTGGAGAAATCTACTTAGCTAATATATATATTTATAATGAATATATAGCAGATGTTGTAGAGTGTGAAAGAGATACAATGAAGCCAGCTGAAAAAATTATTGATATAAAAGGAAAATATCTTGCACCAGGCTTTATTGATTCTCATCTTCATATAGAGAGTAGTCACCTTACTCCATATCACTTTGCTGAGGCAGTTATACCAAAAGGAACTACAACTATAATAGCTGATCCCCATGAGATAGGAAATGCTTTGGGAGAAAAGGGAGTAGATTATATGTTGGAAGCTTCAGAAAATTTACCAATGAATCAATACTTTCTAATTCCATCTTGTGTTCCATCAGTTGTTGGTTTAGAAACAACAGGGGCAGAGTTTGATGCTGATATAATTGATAAGATGTTGGACAAAGATAGAGTTCTTGGGCTTGGAGAGGTAATGGATTTTGTAGGAGTTATCAATTCAGATAAGAGAATGGAAGATATAATTGATGTAGCTTATCAAAAAGATAAATTTCTTCAAGGACATGCTCCAGAGGTTGTAGGTTCAGATCTATCAGCATATTTATGTGGAGGACCTGTATCTTGTCACGAGGTAAGAGATGGGGTTCATGCTAAAGAGAAGATAAGAAAAGGGATGATAGTAGATGCTAGAGAAAGTTCACTATCGAAGAATATAACATCTATTGTTGAAAATATAAAGGGATTTAAATCTCCAAGAAACTTTACTCTTTGTACAGATGATAGAGAACCAAAAGACATTCTTGAGAAAGGACATATAAATGATTGTGTGAGAATAGCTGTAAAAGCTGGACTTGATCCAATAGAAGCTATTAGAGCAGTGACACTTAATGCAGCTCAAGCTTATCATTTAGAGAAAATTGGTGGAATAGCACCAGGATATTTTGCTGATATGGTAATTTTTGACAATCTTCAAGATTATAATGTTGAAAAAGTATTTTACAAAGGAAAATTAGTAGCTGAAAATGATGAGATGGTTGTTTCTATTCCTAAACCTACTCTTGAGTTGGAAAACTATAATAGTGTAACAATTAAAGACTTTACTGAGGAAGATTTTAAAATTAAAGCTCCTATTGATAATGGAACTATGGAAATTGTAGGAATGGAGTATCTAAGCAGAAGTAGATCTGTAACAAGAAAAAAACTGTTTACAGTTCCAGTAAAGAATGGATATATTGAGCTTGAAGGAACAGAACTTAACTTTGTTGCAATTTTAAATAGATATCCAGATAATGATAATATTGCTCTTGCTGTTGTAGAGAATTTCTATTTAGCTAAAGGAGCAGTGGGAACAACTTATTCACATGATTCACACAATATGACTATTATATTTAATAATGCTAAAGATGCAGTAGCTGTTTCAAAAAGAATAGCAGAGATTGGTGGTGGAGTTGTAGTAGTAGAGGATAGTAAAGTTGTAGATGAAGTTCTATTCCCAATAGCTGGAATGCTTTCTAAAAAATCTGCTCAAGAGTTAAGTAAGGATATTTTCAGAATGAATAATCTTCTTAAACAATATGGTATTGAAACTGCTAGTCCTATTACAAGACCTAGTACTCTTGCTCTAATAGTTATACCAGAGGTAAAAATGAGTGATATAGGACTTATAGATGTAATAAATCAAAAGATTATTAAACAATTTTAA
- the tgt gene encoding tRNA guanosine(34) transglycosylase Tgt, which translates to MTKKLPVTYELEVKQGKARAGRITTPHGVIETPVFMPVGTQATVKTMTPEELETIGSEIILGNTYHLYLRPSDELIAKFGGLHKFMNWNKPILTDSGGFQVFSLGALRKITEEGVKFSSHIDGSKHFLSPEKSISIQNNLGSDIVMLFDECPPGLSTREYMIPSIERTTRWAKRCIEAHKRPDEQGLFAIVQGGIYEDLRDKSLNELMTMDESFSGYAIGGLAVGEPREDMYRILHHIVEKCPENKPRYLMGVGEPLDMLEAVEAGIDMMDCVQPSRIGRHGTVFTKYGRLVIKNAAYAEDDRPLDEGCDCYVCRNYTRGYIRHLFKAEEILGQRLATYHNLYFLLKLMKNARKAIIDGNFKEYKDEFIKNYQMGKKSEWLQPKKIGE; encoded by the coding sequence ATGACAAAAAAATTACCTGTAACATATGAGCTAGAAGTTAAACAGGGAAAAGCTAGAGCAGGAAGAATAACAACTCCACATGGAGTAATTGAAACACCTGTATTTATGCCTGTAGGAACACAAGCTACTGTAAAAACAATGACACCAGAGGAGTTAGAAACTATAGGTTCTGAAATAATCTTAGGAAATACATACCACCTTTATTTGAGACCTAGTGATGAGTTGATAGCAAAATTTGGTGGACTTCATAAATTTATGAATTGGAACAAACCTATTTTAACAGATAGTGGAGGTTTCCAAGTATTTAGTTTAGGAGCTTTAAGAAAGATAACTGAGGAGGGAGTAAAATTTAGTTCTCATATAGATGGTTCTAAACATTTCCTTTCTCCTGAAAAATCTATCAGTATTCAAAATAATTTAGGCTCTGATATAGTTATGCTATTTGATGAATGCCCACCAGGACTTTCTACAAGAGAGTATATGATACCGTCAATAGAGAGAACAACAAGATGGGCTAAAAGATGTATAGAAGCTCATAAGAGACCTGATGAACAAGGATTATTTGCTATAGTTCAAGGTGGAATATATGAAGATCTAAGAGATAAGAGTTTAAATGAGCTTATGACTATGGATGAAAGTTTCTCTGGATATGCAATAGGAGGGTTAGCAGTTGGAGAGCCTCGTGAAGATATGTATAGAATATTGCATCATATTGTAGAGAAATGCCCAGAGAATAAACCTAGATATCTTATGGGAGTAGGAGAACCATTGGATATGTTAGAGGCTGTTGAAGCTGGAATAGATATGATGGACTGTGTACAACCTAGTAGAATAGGTAGACATGGAACAGTATTTACAAAATATGGTAGACTGGTTATAAAAAATGCTGCTTATGCTGAAGATGATAGACCTCTTGATGAGGGATGTGACTGCTATGTATGTAGAAACTATACAAGAGGGTATATAAGACATCTATTTAAAGCAGAGGAGATTTTAGGGCAAAGATTAGCTACATATCACAATCTTTATTTCCTATTAAAACTTATGAAAAATGCTAGAAAAGCAATTATTGATGGAAACTTCAAAGAGTATAAAGATGAGTTTATAAAAAACTATCAAATGGGGAAAAAATCAGAGTGGCTACAACCTAAAAAAATAGGAGAATAA
- a CDS encoding bifunctional (p)ppGpp synthetase/guanosine-3',5'-bis(diphosphate) 3'-pyrophosphohydrolase produces MNYWEEIVNQINKNNLKVDLEKIKLALCFAEECHEGQYRKSGEDYIMHPVEVTKILIDMKMDTDTIVAGILHDIVEDTMITLADIKYNFGDTVATLVDGVTKLKNLPNGTKKQDENIRKMILAMAQNLRVIIIKLADRLHNMRTMKYMKPEKQISISQETLDIYAPLAHRLGIAKIKWELEDLCLRYLKPDEYTHIKSLIDSKRAERSEYIESFIKTIVKLLHDTGIKGNVKGRFKHFYSIYKKMYEKGKEFDDIYDLMGIRIIVDTEAECYNTLGVIHSHFRPVPGRFKDYIAVPKSNNYQSIHTTIVGPQGKFIEIQIRTEEMDKVAEEGVAAHWSYKEKTKVTKGDQIYGWLRNILELQNEAEDTQDFIKSVTEDIMNETVFVFSPKGDILELPQGATPLDFAFAIHTQIGCKCVGAKVNGKIVTLDYKLQNGDRVEIITAKNSKGPAKDWLDIVVTHGAKSKIRKLLKDSIMEETIKIGRENLERELGKLGISLKEMEEDPIIKKHMEKNNINNLDEFYFHVGEKRSKIDVIIKKLRTRIEKERAISNINIDELMEKKKEKEKSSAGKNDYGIVIDGVNNTLIRFARCCTPLPGDEITGYVTKLTGITVHRKDCKNVQNMIAHDPTREIAVAWDKSLIAKKLNKYKFTFNVLVYDRPNILLDLMNVIANHKINLVSVNSNEITKNGDKYINLKLTIEISDKSEYKYLLNNLLKLKNVISVDR; encoded by the coding sequence ATGAACTATTGGGAAGAAATTGTAAATCAGATAAATAAGAACAATTTAAAAGTAGATCTTGAAAAAATAAAATTAGCTCTATGTTTTGCAGAAGAGTGTCATGAGGGACAATACAGAAAATCTGGAGAAGATTATATTATGCACCCAGTAGAAGTTACAAAAATCCTCATTGATATGAAAATGGATACAGATACCATAGTAGCTGGTATTTTACATGATATAGTTGAAGATACAATGATAACTTTAGCAGATATTAAATATAATTTTGGAGATACAGTAGCAACTCTTGTAGATGGAGTTACAAAATTGAAAAATCTGCCAAATGGAACAAAAAAGCAAGATGAAAATATTAGAAAGATGATTCTTGCTATGGCTCAAAACTTGAGAGTTATCATTATAAAACTAGCAGATAGACTTCATAATATGAGAACAATGAAGTATATGAAACCAGAGAAGCAAATCTCTATATCTCAAGAAACCCTTGATATATATGCACCTCTTGCTCATAGATTAGGGATAGCCAAAATAAAATGGGAGCTTGAAGATCTATGTTTAAGATATCTGAAGCCAGATGAGTATACACATATAAAAAGTTTAATAGATAGTAAAAGAGCTGAGAGAAGTGAGTATATAGAAAGTTTTATAAAAACAATAGTAAAACTTCTTCATGATACTGGTATCAAGGGAAATGTTAAAGGAAGATTTAAACATTTTTATAGTATATATAAAAAGATGTATGAAAAGGGAAAAGAGTTTGATGATATCTATGATTTAATGGGGATAAGAATAATTGTAGATACAGAGGCTGAATGTTATAATACTTTGGGAGTTATTCATAGCCACTTTAGACCAGTTCCAGGAAGATTTAAAGATTATATAGCAGTTCCTAAATCAAATAACTATCAATCAATTCACACTACAATTGTAGGACCACAAGGTAAATTTATTGAAATTCAAATTAGAACTGAAGAGATGGACAAGGTTGCTGAAGAAGGGGTAGCAGCACATTGGAGTTATAAGGAAAAAACAAAGGTAACAAAGGGCGATCAAATCTATGGTTGGCTTAGAAATATACTTGAGCTTCAAAATGAGGCTGAGGATACACAGGACTTTATAAAAAGTGTAACTGAAGATATAATGAATGAAACAGTATTTGTTTTCTCACCAAAAGGGGATATTTTAGAGTTACCACAGGGAGCGACACCTCTTGACTTTGCTTTTGCTATTCATACTCAAATAGGGTGTAAATGTGTAGGAGCTAAGGTAAATGGAAAAATTGTTACTTTGGATTATAAACTTCAAAATGGAGATAGAGTTGAGATTATAACTGCTAAAAACTCAAAAGGACCAGCAAAAGATTGGTTAGATATAGTAGTTACTCATGGAGCTAAAAGTAAGATTAGAAAACTTTTAAAAGACTCTATAATGGAAGAAACAATAAAAATTGGAAGAGAAAATCTTGAAAGAGAGTTAGGAAAATTGGGAATCTCTCTTAAAGAGATGGAAGAAGATCCAATTATAAAGAAACATATGGAAAAGAATAATATCAATAATTTAGATGAATTTTATTTCCATGTGGGAGAAAAGAGAAGTAAGATAGATGTTATTATTAAAAAATTAAGAACAAGAATTGAAAAAGAGAGAGCTATTTCAAATATAAACATAGATGAACTTATGGAGAAGAAAAAAGAGAAGGAAAAAAGTTCAGCTGGTAAAAATGATTATGGAATAGTTATAGATGGAGTAAATAATACTTTAATTAGATTTGCGAGATGTTGTACTCCTCTTCCTGGGGATGAGATAACAGGATATGTTACAAAATTAACAGGAATAACAGTTCATAGAAAAGATTGTAAAAATGTTCAAAATATGATAGCTCACGACCCTACAAGAGAGATAGCTGTTGCTTGGGATAAAAGCTTGATAGCTAAAAAACTTAATAAATATAAGTTTACTTTTAATGTTCTTGTTTATGATAGACCAAATATTTTATTAGATCTAATGAATGTAATAGCAAATCATAAGATAAATTTAGTCTCTGTTAATTCAAATGAGATAACAAAAAACGGAGATAAATATATAAATCTAAAACTTACTATTGAGATAAGTGATAAGAGTGAATATAAATATCTATTGAACAACCTATTAAAATTAAAAAATGTAATTTCAGTAGATAGATAA
- a CDS encoding adenine phosphoribosyltransferase, whose translation MNLKNYVKSIENFPKEGIIFRDITPLMQDGKAYKETINRLVEFAKEKEIDVVVGPEARGFLFGCPVATELGVGFVPVRKPGKLPREVIEYSYDLEYGSNVLAMHKDAIKPGQRVLIVDDLLATGGTIEAVIKLVEALGGVVAGLGFLIELEELKGIEKLKNYPVLALMKY comes from the coding sequence ATGAATTTAAAGAATTATGTAAAATCAATAGAAAATTTTCCAAAAGAGGGAATAATCTTTAGAGATATAACTCCTTTAATGCAAGATGGAAAGGCATATAAAGAAACTATAAATAGATTAGTTGAATTTGCAAAAGAGAAAGAAATAGATGTTGTAGTAGGACCAGAAGCTAGAGGGTTTCTTTTTGGATGTCCAGTAGCAACAGAATTAGGAGTAGGTTTTGTTCCAGTTAGAAAACCTGGAAAATTACCAAGAGAAGTAATAGAGTATTCATATGATTTAGAATATGGTTCAAATGTTTTAGCTATGCATAAAGATGCTATAAAGCCAGGACAAAGAGTATTGATAGTTGATGATCTTTTAGCAACAGGGGGAACTATTGAAGCTGTAATAAAATTAGTTGAAGCTTTAGGTGGAGTTGTTGCAGGGCTAGGATTTTTAATTGAACTTGAAGAATTAAAAGGAATAGAAAAATTAAAAAACTATCCTGTTTTGGCTTTAATGAAATACTAA
- a CDS encoding tetratricopeptide repeat protein, with protein sequence MIKILLILCLIFCVGCSNSNSKEEKYSFIKGINLYQKGKKKDALKEYKKAYEINSKNIVVIKEIAFLSYELGDVNSAIDFYEEAYKLDPSDKDVVKNLVNLYYSKGDLEKSREYLEKISDIKDDDILKLKRMLLHKEEI encoded by the coding sequence ATGATAAAAATCTTACTAATATTATGTTTAATATTTTGTGTAGGTTGTTCAAACTCTAATTCAAAAGAGGAAAAATATAGTTTTATTAAAGGGATAAATCTCTATCAAAAGGGAAAGAAAAAAGATGCTTTAAAAGAGTATAAAAAAGCTTATGAGATAAACTCAAAAAATATAGTAGTTATAAAAGAGATAGCCTTTTTATCCTATGAATTAGGAGATGTAAATTCAGCTATTGATTTTTATGAAGAAGCTTATAAATTAGATCCTAGTGATAAAGATGTGGTAAAAAACTTAGTAAATCTATATTATTCAAAGGGAGATCTTGAAAAAAGCAGAGAGTATTTAGAAAAGATTTCAGATATAAAAGATGACGATATTTTAAAATTAAAGAGAATGTTATTACATAAAGAAGAAATTTAG